In Marisediminicola antarctica, one DNA window encodes the following:
- a CDS encoding NADP-dependent oxidoreductase: MTTMRAMVIRSTGAPLELVASHVPVPLRVNSEVLVRVLAAGINPIDAKTRSGGGVAAAIGAYPAVLGRDFSGVVVESPFEAHSLQPGTEVFGMTGFPRSAGSYAEYVAVSSLSLTRKPASLSHVEAAGVPLAALTAWGMVVDVAKAHEGQRMLIHAGAGGVGHFAVQFARYFGAHVIATGSTRNLGWLGELGANQVIDYTASRFEEGLDKVDAVIDLIGNVHDDTGTRSLATLRRGGLLVNAPTGSWPTMRADAAAAGIRATGYKVAPDGATLAIIARMLEAGDIRVHLDDVFDLDEAAAAHTKLETGHTRGKIVLRVSEA, from the coding sequence ATGACCACGATGCGAGCCATGGTGATCCGCAGCACCGGCGCGCCGCTGGAGCTGGTCGCATCGCACGTACCGGTCCCGCTGCGGGTCAACTCCGAGGTGCTTGTTCGGGTGCTGGCCGCCGGAATCAATCCGATCGACGCAAAGACCCGCTCCGGTGGCGGGGTCGCCGCGGCGATCGGCGCCTACCCCGCGGTGCTCGGCCGCGACTTCAGTGGCGTCGTCGTCGAGAGTCCGTTCGAGGCCCACTCGCTCCAGCCCGGCACGGAGGTGTTCGGCATGACGGGCTTTCCACGGTCCGCCGGAAGCTACGCCGAGTACGTGGCCGTCTCCTCGCTCAGCCTGACGCGCAAACCTGCGAGCCTGTCCCATGTCGAGGCGGCCGGGGTTCCCCTCGCCGCCCTCACCGCGTGGGGGATGGTCGTCGATGTCGCGAAGGCGCACGAGGGCCAGCGGATGCTCATTCACGCGGGCGCCGGAGGGGTCGGCCACTTCGCAGTGCAGTTTGCGCGGTACTTCGGCGCCCACGTCATCGCGACGGGATCGACGCGCAACCTCGGCTGGCTCGGCGAGCTGGGCGCGAACCAGGTCATCGATTACACGGCCTCGCGGTTCGAGGAGGGCCTCGACAAGGTCGACGCCGTAATCGACCTCATCGGCAACGTGCACGACGACACCGGCACCCGGTCGTTGGCCACCCTGCGCCGCGGCGGCCTGCTCGTGAACGCCCCGACCGGTAGCTGGCCGACGATGCGCGCGGATGCTGCTGCCGCGGGCATCCGCGCGACGGGGTACAAGGTCGCGCCCGACGGGGCGACTCTCGCGATCATCGCGCGCATGCTCGAAGCCGGCGACATCCGGGTCCACCTCGACGACGTCTTCGACCTCGACGAGGCGGCGGCGGCCCACACCAAGCTCGAGACGGGCCATACTCGCGGCAAGATCGTGCTCAGGGTCAGCGAGGCGTAG
- a CDS encoding alpha/beta hydrolase codes for MTTPPPAWPHLYREGAPDSPVLLMLHGTGGNERDFVALAESIDPSAAVLAPRGPVQESGMLRWFRRFAEGQFDVDDVVRRAGELAAFIAEACAAYGLGDRRLIAIGFSNGANIALATALLHPESIDRAIAFSGMNPLPDREVDTDLSGSRVLMLNGDSDPFAPLASAERVVAVLAERGAEARHVVRAGGHGIDGSDLRAALDWLASP; via the coding sequence ATGACGACCCCGCCGCCAGCGTGGCCGCACCTGTACCGCGAGGGGGCTCCGGATTCGCCGGTGCTGCTGATGCTCCACGGCACGGGAGGGAACGAGCGCGACTTCGTCGCGCTCGCGGAGTCGATCGACCCCTCGGCCGCGGTGCTCGCGCCGCGCGGACCAGTGCAGGAGAGCGGGATGCTGCGCTGGTTCAGACGGTTCGCCGAAGGCCAGTTCGACGTCGATGACGTCGTGCGCCGGGCGGGCGAGCTCGCCGCGTTCATCGCCGAGGCGTGCGCCGCCTACGGGCTCGGCGACCGGCGGCTCATCGCCATCGGCTTCTCCAACGGCGCGAACATCGCCCTCGCGACGGCCCTGCTGCATCCGGAGTCGATCGACCGCGCTATCGCCTTCTCAGGCATGAACCCGCTCCCCGACAGGGAGGTCGACACTGACCTCTCGGGGAGCAGGGTGCTCATGCTGAACGGAGACTCCGACCCATTCGCGCCACTCGCGAGCGCGGAACGTGTCGTCGCGGTTCTCGCCGAACGCGGCGCCGAGGCCCGGCACGTGGTGCGCGCCGGTGGCCACGGCATCGACGGGTCGGACCTGCGTGCGGCGCTCGACTGGCTCGCCTCGCCCTGA
- the rplK gene encoding 50S ribosomal protein L11, with translation MASRKKVTGLIKLQIKAGAATPAPPIGPALGQHGVNIMEFCKAYNAATEAQRGNVIPVEITVYEDRSYTFILKTPPAAELIKKAAGVAKGSGTPHTVKVARLTQDQVREIAEVKMADLNSNDIEAASKIIAGTARSMGITVDA, from the coding sequence ATGGCATCGAGAAAGAAAGTCACCGGTCTGATCAAGCTTCAGATCAAGGCTGGCGCAGCCACCCCCGCACCGCCCATCGGGCCGGCGCTGGGACAGCACGGCGTCAACATCATGGAGTTCTGCAAGGCGTACAACGCGGCGACCGAGGCCCAGCGCGGCAACGTCATCCCCGTCGAGATCACGGTCTACGAGGACCGCTCGTACACGTTCATCCTGAAGACCCCGCCGGCAGCCGAGCTCATCAAGAAGGCCGCCGGAGTGGCCAAGGGATCGGGAACCCCGCACACCGTCAAGGTTGCGCGGCTCACCCAGGACCAGGTTCGCGAGATCGCCGAGGTCAAGATGGCCGACCTCAACTCAAACGACATTGAAGCAGCTTCAAAGATCATCGCCGGCACCGCCCGCTCGATGGGGATCACGGTGGACGCATAA
- a CDS encoding response regulator transcription factor translates to MTDTAPARALLRRADGSPVRAVVVDDEASLTDLLTMALRYEGWDVRSASGGAAAIGLIREFGPDVVVLDVMMPDVDGLSVLRRLRADGRDMPILFLTAKDSLDDRIQGLTAGGDDYVTKPFSLEELVARLRGLIRRSTALAAELSDPVLRVGDLTLDEESYEVQRSGEAIELTATEFELLRFLMRNPRRVMSKAQILDRVWSYDFGGRSSIVELYISYLRKKVDGERKPMIHTVRGVGYLIKPAR, encoded by the coding sequence GTGACCGACACTGCCCCCGCCCGAGCCCTCCTGCGTCGCGCCGACGGCTCGCCCGTGCGCGCGGTGGTCGTCGACGACGAGGCCTCCCTCACCGACCTGCTCACGATGGCGCTGCGCTACGAGGGCTGGGACGTTCGCTCGGCGTCCGGCGGCGCTGCCGCCATCGGCCTCATCCGTGAGTTCGGGCCGGATGTCGTCGTGCTCGACGTCATGATGCCCGACGTCGACGGCCTCAGCGTGCTGCGCCGGCTCCGGGCCGACGGGCGCGACATGCCGATACTATTCCTGACCGCGAAAGACTCCCTCGACGACCGCATTCAGGGGCTGACCGCGGGCGGTGACGACTACGTCACCAAGCCATTCAGCCTCGAGGAACTCGTCGCCAGGCTGCGTGGGCTCATCCGCCGGTCCACCGCGCTCGCGGCCGAGCTGAGCGACCCGGTCCTGCGCGTGGGAGACCTCACCCTCGACGAGGAGAGCTATGAGGTGCAGCGCTCTGGCGAGGCGATCGAGCTCACCGCGACCGAGTTCGAGCTGTTGCGCTTCCTCATGCGGAACCCCCGACGGGTGATGAGCAAAGCGCAGATCCTCGACCGGGTCTGGAGCTACGACTTCGGCGGGCGGTCGAGCATCGTCGAGCTCTACATCTCTTATTTGCGCAAAAAGGTCGACGGCGAACGGAAGCCGATGATCCACACGGTGCGCGGCGTCGGCTACCTCATCAAACCGGCCCGATGA
- the xylB gene encoding xylulokinase, whose product MALIAGIDSSTQSCKVVVRDLETGRLVRAGRASHPAGTEIDPVLWWDALLAAVLDAGGLEGVVALSIGGQQHGCVCLNAAGEVVRPALLWNDTRSASSSDDLAAELGAEAWATGSGSLPVASFTVTKLRWMRDHEPANVDATVAVALPHDYLTWRLLGHGHGHGHGRGPGPADFSALITDRSDASGTGYWSPATGAYRLDLLEHAFGRQVIVPRVLGPVDSAGETAAFPGIPAGILVGPGAGDNAGAALGLGAGRGDVVISIGTSGTVFAVSDTTVADASGTVAGFADATGLFLPLVATLNAARVLTAAGTLLGADHDRVAELAMRAAPGSGGLVLLPYLEGERTPNLPTVRGSIHGLTLANATPPNLARAMVEGMLCGLADGLDAIASRGVEVERILLIGGGARNAAVQRIAPEVFGLPVTVPPASEYVADGAARQAAWVHTGEQPEWPLGPTTRFDASAQPVIREQYAAAGRALGY is encoded by the coding sequence ATGGCACTCATCGCCGGCATCGACTCGTCGACGCAAAGCTGCAAGGTCGTCGTGCGCGACCTCGAGACGGGGCGGCTCGTTCGCGCGGGCCGCGCGAGCCATCCGGCCGGCACCGAGATAGATCCGGTGCTGTGGTGGGATGCGTTGCTCGCCGCGGTGCTGGATGCCGGCGGACTCGAGGGCGTCGTCGCCCTCTCGATCGGCGGCCAGCAACACGGCTGCGTCTGTCTCAACGCCGCCGGCGAGGTCGTGCGGCCTGCGCTGCTCTGGAACGACACCCGTTCAGCGTCCTCCTCCGACGACCTCGCGGCTGAGCTGGGGGCAGAGGCCTGGGCGACCGGCTCGGGTAGCCTGCCCGTCGCCTCGTTCACGGTGACCAAGCTGCGCTGGATGCGCGACCACGAGCCGGCGAACGTGGACGCGACCGTCGCCGTTGCGCTGCCCCACGACTACCTGACCTGGCGCCTGCTGGGCCACGGCCACGGCCACGGCCACGGCCGCGGCCCCGGCCCAGCCGATTTCTCCGCGCTCATCACCGACCGCTCCGACGCGAGCGGCACCGGCTACTGGTCACCGGCGACCGGCGCCTACCGCCTCGACCTGCTTGAGCACGCGTTCGGACGACAGGTGATCGTGCCGCGCGTACTCGGACCAGTGGATTCCGCGGGCGAGACCGCCGCGTTTCCGGGTATTCCTGCCGGCATCCTCGTCGGTCCCGGTGCGGGGGACAACGCGGGGGCCGCCCTGGGGCTCGGGGCTGGCCGCGGCGACGTCGTGATCTCGATCGGCACATCCGGCACGGTGTTCGCGGTGAGCGACACCACGGTGGCGGATGCCTCCGGCACCGTCGCCGGGTTCGCTGACGCGACCGGGCTCTTCCTGCCCCTCGTCGCAACGCTCAACGCGGCCAGGGTGCTCACCGCCGCGGGCACCCTGCTCGGCGCCGACCACGACCGGGTTGCCGAGCTGGCGATGCGGGCAGCGCCCGGCAGCGGCGGGCTCGTGCTGCTGCCCTACCTCGAGGGCGAACGCACACCGAACCTCCCGACCGTGCGAGGGTCGATCCACGGGCTGACCCTCGCGAACGCGACGCCGCCAAACCTCGCGCGGGCGATGGTCGAGGGGATGCTGTGCGGTCTCGCAGACGGACTCGACGCGATCGCGAGCCGCGGAGTCGAGGTCGAGCGGATCCTGCTCATCGGGGGCGGGGCGCGGAACGCCGCTGTGCAGCGGATCGCCCCCGAGGTGTTCGGGCTGCCGGTCACCGTGCCACCCGCCAGCGAGTATGTCGCCGATGGCGCGGCGCGCCAGGCAGCCTGGGTCCATACGGGAGAGCAGCCCGAGTGGCCCCTCGGCCCGACGACGCGCTTCGACGCGAGCGCCCAGCCGGTGATCCGTGAGCAGTACGCCGCGGCCGGGCGCGCCCTCGGCTACTGA
- a CDS encoding pyridoxal phosphate-dependent aminotransferase — MATQLPRISQRISSIAESATLKVDSKAKALQAAGRPVISYAAGEPDFPTPANIVEAASVAVLDPKNHRYTPAAGLPELREAIAAKTARDSGWAVTANQVVVTNGGKQAVYQAFATLIDPGDEVILPSPYWTTYPEAIRLAGGVPVEVFAGVEQNYLATVEQLEAARTPRTKVLLFVSPSNPTGSVYSAEQTRAIGEWALKHGIWVISDEIYQNLVYDGIRAVSIVEAVPALADTTILVNGVAKTYAMTGWRLGWMVGPVDAVKAAANLQSHLSSNVSNISQRAAIAALTGPQDAVEDMRRAFDRRRATIVAELNKIDGVNCPIPEGAFYVYPDVTGLLGREWGGVTPTSSLELADLILEQAEVAVVPGEAFGPSGYLRLSYALGDEALLEGIQRLQRLFA, encoded by the coding sequence GTGGCCACCCAACTCCCCCGTATCTCACAGCGCATCTCCTCGATCGCCGAATCCGCGACCCTCAAGGTCGACTCGAAAGCCAAGGCGCTGCAAGCCGCCGGGCGCCCCGTCATCAGCTACGCCGCGGGCGAGCCGGACTTTCCGACGCCGGCAAACATCGTCGAGGCAGCATCCGTCGCCGTCCTCGACCCCAAGAATCATCGTTACACCCCGGCGGCCGGCCTGCCGGAGCTGCGCGAGGCAATCGCGGCGAAGACCGCGCGGGACAGCGGCTGGGCGGTGACCGCCAACCAGGTGGTCGTCACGAACGGCGGCAAGCAGGCCGTCTACCAGGCCTTCGCCACGCTCATCGACCCGGGCGACGAAGTCATCCTGCCCTCCCCGTATTGGACGACCTACCCCGAGGCGATCCGCCTGGCCGGCGGCGTGCCTGTCGAGGTCTTCGCGGGGGTAGAGCAGAACTACCTCGCCACGGTCGAGCAGCTCGAGGCCGCCCGCACCCCGCGCACCAAGGTTCTCCTCTTCGTCTCGCCGTCCAACCCGACGGGGTCGGTCTACTCGGCCGAGCAGACCCGCGCGATCGGCGAGTGGGCGCTCAAGCACGGCATCTGGGTCATCAGCGACGAGATCTACCAGAACCTCGTCTACGACGGCATCCGCGCGGTGTCGATCGTCGAGGCCGTCCCGGCCCTCGCCGACACCACAATCCTTGTGAACGGGGTCGCCAAGACCTACGCAATGACCGGCTGGCGCCTCGGCTGGATGGTCGGACCCGTCGACGCCGTCAAGGCCGCCGCGAACCTGCAGTCGCACCTCTCCTCCAATGTGTCGAACATCTCGCAGCGGGCGGCGATCGCCGCGCTGACCGGTCCGCAGGATGCCGTGGAAGACATGCGGCGGGCGTTCGACCGTCGCCGCGCGACCATCGTCGCCGAGCTCAACAAGATCGACGGGGTCAACTGCCCGATCCCGGAGGGCGCGTTCTACGTCTACCCCGACGTGACGGGCCTGCTCGGGCGCGAGTGGGGCGGGGTGACGCCCACGAGCTCGCTCGAGCTCGCGGACCTGATCCTCGAGCAGGCCGAGGTGGCCGTCGTCCCCGGTGAAGCGTTCGGGCCGAGCGGCTACCTGAGGCTCTCATACGCGCTCGGCGACGAGGCGCTGCTCGAGGGAATACAGCGCCTGCAGCGCCTGTTCGCGTAG
- a CDS encoding GNAT family N-acetyltransferase — protein sequence MPTTASAKERVVVRQARPADAAALHELAAATFPLACPPGTLRRDMDAFVATHLSREKMTGYLADPHRELLLAEVDGRAAGYTMLIFGEPGDPDVSAVVTVRPTVELSKLYVHTGHHGSGIAARLVEASLRRALRRGARGVWLGVNQLNERANAFYEKSGFGLVGTKRFLVGNRWEDDFVRELRFESWPTPR from the coding sequence ATGCCCACGACCGCCTCAGCCAAGGAGCGCGTCGTGGTGCGCCAGGCCAGGCCGGCGGATGCCGCAGCGCTGCACGAGCTCGCTGCGGCCACGTTCCCCCTCGCCTGCCCTCCCGGAACCCTGCGGCGGGACATGGACGCTTTCGTGGCCACCCATCTCTCCCGCGAGAAGATGACGGGCTACCTCGCCGACCCGCACCGGGAGCTGCTGCTCGCCGAGGTCGACGGCCGGGCCGCCGGGTACACGATGCTGATCTTCGGTGAGCCAGGGGACCCCGACGTGTCGGCGGTGGTTACGGTTCGCCCAACGGTCGAACTCAGCAAGCTCTACGTGCACACCGGACACCACGGCAGTGGGATCGCCGCGCGACTGGTGGAGGCCTCGCTCCGACGTGCCCTGCGGCGGGGGGCGCGCGGAGTCTGGCTCGGCGTCAACCAGCTCAACGAGCGGGCGAACGCGTTCTATGAGAAGAGCGGGTTCGGGCTCGTGGGAACCAAGCGCTTCCTCGTCGGCAATCGCTGGGAGGACGACTTCGTGCGCGAGCTCCGCTTCGAGTCCTGGCCTACGCCTCGCTGA
- a CDS encoding YqaJ viral recombinase family protein: protein MLSLWDEPPPDHRDRLVARSSDRVAWLRARSKGITATDAARLSGIRSVQAVALEKVHGSAFGGNAYTDHGRAREPEIARWVNGEYGISPSDGLFHANGEKQHLATPDGLGRSSAGDLVLAEIKTTKSAWQSVPRSYLRQIWWQQYVLGAERTLLVWEQHLDFVPVNLQPECRWIERDENEIHSLVQLANQVLDVLARQR from the coding sequence ATGCTCTCCCTGTGGGACGAGCCGCCCCCCGACCATCGGGACCGGCTCGTGGCGCGATCGAGCGATCGCGTCGCGTGGCTGCGGGCCAGGAGCAAGGGGATCACGGCGACGGATGCCGCGCGGCTGTCCGGCATCCGCTCCGTACAGGCCGTCGCCCTCGAGAAGGTGCACGGCTCCGCTTTCGGCGGCAATGCCTACACCGACCACGGCCGGGCCCGTGAGCCCGAGATCGCCCGCTGGGTGAACGGCGAGTACGGCATTTCCCCAAGCGACGGGCTGTTCCACGCGAACGGCGAAAAACAGCATCTGGCGACGCCGGACGGACTCGGCCGCTCGAGCGCCGGCGACCTGGTCCTCGCCGAGATCAAGACGACGAAATCGGCGTGGCAGTCGGTCCCGCGGTCATACCTGCGCCAGATCTGGTGGCAGCAATACGTGCTGGGGGCGGAGCGCACGCTGCTCGTCTGGGAGCAGCACCTCGACTTCGTACCGGTGAACCTCCAGCCGGAGTGCCGCTGGATCGAGCGCGACGAGAACGAGATCCACTCGCTTGTGCAGTTGGCGAACCAGGTGCTCGACGTGCTCGCGCGTCAGCGCTGA
- a CDS encoding ring-cleaving dioxygenase, producing the protein MSVNTAGLHHVTAIAGEPQRNIDFYVTGLGLRLVKKTVNFDDPGTYHLYYGDTAGRPGSLITFFPWASVPDGRVGRGQSTSTAFSVPAGTLGWWRDHFSGLGVESTVTSASGDEERVSLRDPDGLQIDLVASSISDPRDPWDSASVPAEYAVRGQHSSVLTVGDPTKTVSLLTDDLGLRIVSERGNRIRLEAGDGGAGNIVDVVADPTGPQGLSAGGTVHHIAFRVPDQATQELWRRELVDRGHQVTAILDRQYFTSIYFREPGGVLFEIATDTPGFDIDEPLLELGRSLKLPPWLEPSRNAIENAVAKIELPAGNNPQLEEYTR; encoded by the coding sequence ATGAGTGTGAACACAGCAGGGCTGCATCACGTGACGGCGATTGCCGGCGAGCCGCAGCGCAACATCGACTTCTATGTGACCGGGCTCGGGCTCCGCCTCGTCAAGAAGACCGTCAACTTCGACGACCCGGGCACCTACCACCTCTACTACGGCGACACCGCGGGGCGCCCGGGATCGCTCATCACCTTCTTCCCCTGGGCCTCGGTGCCCGACGGCCGCGTCGGCCGCGGCCAGTCGACCTCGACGGCCTTCTCGGTTCCGGCGGGCACCCTCGGCTGGTGGAGGGACCACTTCTCCGGCCTCGGCGTCGAATCGACGGTGACCTCCGCCTCCGGCGACGAGGAGCGTGTGTCGCTGCGGGACCCGGACGGCCTGCAGATCGACCTCGTCGCATCCTCGATCTCCGACCCGCGCGACCCGTGGGACTCCGCGTCGGTGCCCGCAGAGTACGCCGTGCGCGGGCAGCACTCCTCGGTGCTCACCGTCGGCGACCCCACGAAGACCGTGAGCCTTTTGACCGACGACCTCGGGCTGCGCATCGTGAGCGAGCGTGGAAACCGGATCCGGCTCGAGGCCGGCGACGGGGGAGCAGGCAACATCGTCGACGTCGTCGCCGACCCCACCGGTCCGCAGGGGCTGTCGGCCGGAGGCACGGTGCACCACATCGCGTTCCGTGTTCCGGACCAGGCGACCCAGGAGCTGTGGCGTCGCGAGCTCGTCGATCGCGGCCATCAGGTGACGGCCATTCTCGACCGCCAGTACTTCACCTCGATCTACTTCCGGGAGCCGGGCGGGGTGCTCTTCGAGATCGCCACGGACACCCCCGGGTTCGACATCGACGAGCCGCTGCTCGAGCTCGGCCGCTCCCTCAAGCTCCCGCCGTGGCTTGAGCCGAGCCGCAATGCGATCGAGAACGCCGTGGCGAAGATCGAACTGCCCGCCGGGAACAACCCTCAGCTCGAGGAGTACACGCGATGA
- the nusG gene encoding transcription termination/antitermination protein NusG — protein MSDTERDDIDLATAAEQSSEVEEAQEGNTLDEAESSVEPAEHTAMHVENDVESDLNAALDAIETAVDPEADEVVEDALDVDSIDEADASVAAVDDEAEVEAEVEAEPEEEAEVDPYEAFRAELKFAPGKWYVIHSYAGFEKRVKQNIENRKVSMSMEDYVFQVEVPMEDVVEIKNGQRKLVNRVRIPGYVLVRMDLNEDSWSVVRHTPGVTGFVGNSHNPTPLRFEEAFSMLKSLVQIVEAPVKAGAKGGKTTARSIPQEVDFEVGETITIKEGSFAGLPGSISEIKPESGKLTVLVSLFERETPVELSFDQVTKL, from the coding sequence GTGTCTGACACAGAACGCGACGATATCGACCTCGCGACTGCCGCCGAGCAGTCCTCCGAGGTGGAAGAGGCTCAAGAGGGCAACACCCTCGACGAGGCCGAGTCGTCGGTGGAGCCCGCTGAGCACACCGCGATGCACGTCGAGAACGACGTCGAGTCCGATCTCAATGCGGCACTCGACGCGATCGAGACCGCCGTCGACCCCGAGGCGGACGAGGTAGTCGAGGACGCCCTCGACGTTGATTCGATCGACGAGGCCGACGCATCCGTCGCCGCGGTCGACGACGAGGCCGAGGTCGAAGCTGAGGTTGAAGCCGAGCCGGAGGAGGAGGCAGAGGTTGACCCGTACGAGGCCTTCCGCGCCGAGCTGAAATTCGCGCCGGGCAAGTGGTACGTCATCCACTCCTACGCGGGGTTCGAGAAGCGCGTCAAGCAGAACATCGAGAACCGCAAGGTGAGCATGTCGATGGAAGATTACGTCTTCCAGGTCGAGGTGCCGATGGAAGACGTCGTCGAGATCAAGAACGGCCAGCGCAAGCTCGTCAATCGAGTGCGCATCCCCGGATACGTGCTCGTGCGTATGGACCTCAACGAGGACTCCTGGTCCGTCGTGCGCCACACGCCCGGGGTCACCGGCTTCGTCGGCAACTCGCACAACCCCACCCCGCTTCGCTTCGAAGAAGCCTTCTCGATGCTCAAGAGCCTCGTGCAGATCGTCGAAGCGCCCGTGAAGGCAGGCGCGAAGGGTGGCAAGACCACCGCGCGCTCAATCCCGCAGGAAGTCGACTTCGAGGTCGGCGAGACCATCACGATCAAGGAGGGCTCGTTCGCGGGTCTTCCCGGTTCGATCAGCGAGATCAAGCCGGAGAGCGGCAAGCTCACCGTGCTCGTGTCGCTCTTCGAGCGCGAGACGCCGGTCGAGCTCAGCTTCGACCAGGTCACCAAGCTCTAA
- the secE gene encoding preprotein translocase subunit SecE, with product MAKNVTDESSEDVVANARKERAGRRGPFGRIALFIRQVINELKKVVTPTRKELFSYTGVVLAFVVIMMSIVAGFDFLFALGVAYVFGDGPAQ from the coding sequence GTGGCGAAGAACGTGACCGACGAGTCAAGCGAGGACGTCGTCGCCAACGCCAGGAAAGAGCGTGCCGGAAGGCGCGGTCCATTCGGTCGCATCGCCCTGTTCATCCGACAGGTCATCAATGAACTCAAGAAGGTCGTCACCCCGACCCGCAAGGAACTGTTCAGCTACACGGGTGTCGTGCTCGCGTTCGTCGTCATCATGATGTCGATCGTGGCGGGTTTCGACTTCCTGTTCGCTCTTGGTGTGGCGTATGTCTTCGGTGACGGGCCCGCGCAGTAG
- the rplA gene encoding 50S ribosomal protein L1 → MATKSKAYRAAAEKIEEGRFYTPSEAVAVARETGSAKFNSTVEVALKLGVDPRKADQMVRGTVNLPHGTGKVARVIVFATGPAAEAALAAGADEVGGDELIEKVAAGYTSFDSAVSTPELMGKVGRLGKVLGPRGLMPNPKTGTVTPDPAKAVTEIKGGKIEFRVDKHSNVHFIVGKSGFDQVQLEENIKAALDEISRAKPSSSKGRYIQKGTVSTTFGPGIPLDVNVL, encoded by the coding sequence ATGGCTACGAAATCCAAGGCCTACCGCGCCGCAGCAGAGAAGATCGAAGAAGGACGTTTCTACACGCCGTCTGAGGCCGTCGCGGTTGCCCGCGAGACCGGCTCCGCCAAGTTCAACTCGACCGTCGAGGTCGCGCTCAAGCTCGGGGTCGACCCGCGCAAGGCCGACCAGATGGTTCGTGGAACCGTCAACCTTCCGCACGGAACCGGAAAGGTCGCGCGCGTCATCGTGTTCGCGACGGGACCGGCCGCTGAGGCAGCTCTCGCGGCTGGCGCCGACGAGGTCGGTGGCGATGAGCTCATCGAGAAGGTCGCCGCCGGATACACCTCCTTCGACTCCGCCGTCTCGACGCCGGAGCTGATGGGCAAGGTCGGTCGTCTCGGTAAGGTCCTGGGGCCCCGCGGCCTCATGCCGAACCCGAAGACGGGCACCGTGACCCCGGACCCGGCCAAGGCCGTGACAGAGATCAAGGGGGGAAAGATCGAGTTCCGCGTCGACAAGCACAGCAACGTGCACTTCATCGTCGGCAAGTCCGGTTTCGACCAGGTGCAGCTCGAAGAGAACATCAAGGCCGCGCTCGACGAGATCTCGCGGGCCAAGCCCTCGAGCTCGAAGGGCCGCTACATCCAGAAGGGCACGGTGTCGACCACGTTCGGCCCCGGCATCCCGCTGGACGTGAACGTTCTGTAA
- a CDS encoding DUF559 domain-containing protein has product MHPSPLPSQLTHLAFTVADGERAGIQRGRMRALDLDKSIWGVRHPHAGEKPLETVCAMFALRMPDDAVFSHATSARLFRAPLPFATERDSRLHISVPSPARAPHAAGILGHSLDLSPVDVVETNGLRHTSAARTWCDLAAYLSLMDLVAVGDHLIQWRLKFATLSELAACASRLAGRRGAKRMRESLPLLNDRSESRPESWLRVIIVRAGLPTPSINHAIVDAETGTGYRTDIAFAQHKILLEYQGDYHRDQKQWRKDMTRRSRLEANGWIVMEINADDMRRPEELVGRIRTALHGRGWRG; this is encoded by the coding sequence ATGCACCCCTCACCGCTTCCTTCGCAGCTGACTCATCTAGCCTTCACGGTCGCCGACGGCGAGCGCGCAGGCATCCAGCGCGGACGTATGCGAGCGCTCGATCTCGACAAGTCGATCTGGGGCGTGCGCCACCCCCACGCGGGCGAGAAGCCGCTTGAGACCGTCTGTGCGATGTTCGCCCTGAGGATGCCAGATGACGCCGTATTCAGCCACGCAACATCCGCGCGCCTGTTTCGCGCGCCGCTGCCCTTCGCAACCGAGCGGGATTCCCGCCTGCACATTTCTGTGCCCTCCCCCGCGCGGGCGCCGCACGCGGCTGGCATCCTCGGGCACAGCCTCGATCTGTCGCCCGTTGATGTCGTCGAGACGAACGGGCTGCGTCACACGTCCGCCGCCCGAACGTGGTGCGACTTGGCCGCGTACCTGTCGCTGATGGATCTCGTCGCAGTTGGCGACCATCTGATCCAGTGGAGGTTGAAGTTCGCGACACTGTCGGAGCTCGCGGCGTGCGCCTCCCGCCTCGCGGGGCGGCGAGGTGCGAAGCGGATGCGGGAGTCTCTCCCCCTCCTGAACGACCGTTCCGAGTCCCGACCTGAGTCGTGGCTGCGTGTGATCATCGTCCGAGCGGGACTGCCCACGCCATCGATCAACCACGCGATTGTCGACGCCGAAACCGGCACTGGCTACCGCACGGACATCGCCTTCGCGCAACACAAAATACTTCTCGAGTACCAAGGCGACTACCACCGTGACCAGAAGCAGTGGCGCAAGGACATGACCCGCCGCTCGCGCCTGGAGGCGAACGGCTGGATCGTCATGGAGATCAACGCCGACGACATGAGGAGACCGGAGGAACTCGTCGGACGCATACGGACTGCGCTTCACGGTCGTGGCTGGCGCGGCTGA